A stretch of the Bartonella henselae str. Houston-1 genome encodes the following:
- the mfd gene encoding transcription-repair coupling factor, with protein sequence MPIFKKIIIPQNISAHMVFDGITDGFEAFALAQLSLKIAQNKPLVYVVRDGTKLTHLQQVLNFIEPNLPVFQFPAWDCLPYDRVSPGIAVMARRLSTLAHIANLRHNPRAAIILTTANAIMQKLPPHEMIETQVIYARIGQRTSMGHLIQFLEANGFERVTVVRDVGEFAVRGGILDIFSSVDAEPLRLDFFGDTLETIRVFDSETQRTTHKRTEFFLHSMSEVILTPELINRFKSNYIRTFGVSQKKNMLYEALSQGRRFAGMEHWLPFFYEKLDTFFDHCGNLPFVFEHFIEEVLTERYRLIEDYYDARKEKEHENDKENPTSYHPIEPSLLYLTPERVLEIAQQSGQRIDFTPFNVPQTFGKTVVHANIKAGYDFVKERNAQEKNVFSSVVHHIASLHVAKKKVLLAGWSEGSLARLLQVLDEHGLKKIDIVKSLQTVRATPRDHITAAVIRIEHGFEVEDFAIITEQDILGDRFIRSPKRRKHNKNFISEIAALNSGDIVVHIDHGIGQFVGLKTITTAGILRDCLEIKYAGGDLLFLPVENIELLSRYGSEGTDVTLDKLGGVAWQARKTRLKKHLLEMANQLIRIAAERATRSAPALLPPIGPFDEFVACFPYEETEDQMDAIDAVLDDLASGKPMDRLICGDVGFGKTEVAIRSAFVAALNGYQVAVVVPTTLLSRQHYKTFVSRFQGLPVKIGHASRLVKTKELAQVKKGLSDGTIDIVIGTHALLSDAVNFLRLGLLIIDEEQHFGVKHKERLKELKSDIHVLTLSATPIPRTLGLALSGVRELSLITTPPIDRMAVRTFIAPFDSLVIRETLLREYYRGGQSFYVCPRVSDLGFVEEYLKAYVPELKFVVAHGQMPAGQLDDIMNAFYDGQYDVLLSTTIIESGLDIPTANTLIVHRAEMFGLAALYQLRGRVGRSKQRAYALFTFPSGKVLTPAADRRLKVLQSLDSLGAGFQLASHDMDIRGSGNFLGEEQSGHIKEVGFELYQKMLEDAVVELKDGKQSEDKQWSPQISLGITVMIPESFVPDLSLRMGLYRRLTELDDLEQIDEFAAELIDRFGSLPLEVQHLLKVFYIKILCRKAHVEKLDTGPKGVVIQFRNNYFANSISLVQWVGKQGSMAKIRPDQTIAFIRDWATVDERLIGVATIMTQLVEMAEQHSV encoded by the coding sequence ATGCCTATATTTAAAAAAATTATTATCCCTCAGAATATTTCTGCTCACATGGTTTTTGATGGAATTACTGATGGATTTGAAGCCTTTGCTCTTGCTCAATTGAGTTTAAAAATTGCACAAAACAAACCACTTGTTTATGTTGTTCGTGATGGAACAAAACTTACGCACTTACAGCAGGTTCTAAATTTTATTGAGCCAAATTTGCCTGTTTTTCAATTTCCTGCATGGGATTGTTTACCCTATGATCGTGTATCTCCTGGAATTGCTGTTATGGCACGTCGCCTTTCAACTTTGGCACATATAGCCAATTTACGTCACAATCCACGTGCTGCAATTATATTAACAACAGCAAATGCGATTATGCAAAAATTGCCTCCTCATGAAATGATTGAGACACAGGTGATTTATGCCCGTATTGGTCAGCGTACGAGCATGGGGCATTTAATTCAATTTTTAGAAGCCAATGGTTTTGAGCGTGTTACGGTTGTCCGTGATGTTGGTGAATTTGCTGTGAGAGGAGGAATTCTTGATATCTTTTCTTCCGTTGATGCTGAACCTTTACGACTTGATTTTTTTGGAGATACCCTGGAAACTATTCGTGTATTTGATTCAGAAACACAAAGAACTACACATAAAAGAACTGAATTTTTCTTACACTCAATGAGTGAAGTTATTCTTACACCTGAACTTATTAACAGATTTAAAAGCAATTATATCCGTACATTTGGTGTGTCACAAAAAAAGAACATGCTGTATGAAGCTCTTTCTCAAGGGCGACGCTTTGCTGGTATGGAACATTGGCTCCCATTTTTTTATGAAAAACTTGACACTTTTTTTGACCATTGTGGCAATTTACCATTTGTTTTTGAGCATTTCATAGAAGAAGTGCTCACCGAGCGTTATCGCCTTATTGAAGATTATTATGATGCACGCAAAGAGAAAGAGCATGAAAATGATAAAGAAAATCCTACTTCTTATCATCCAATAGAGCCTAGCCTTCTCTATTTAACACCAGAGCGTGTTTTAGAAATTGCGCAACAATCCGGACAACGTATTGATTTTACGCCTTTTAATGTTCCACAAACTTTTGGAAAAACTGTTGTTCATGCGAATATTAAAGCTGGATATGATTTTGTAAAAGAGCGTAATGCGCAAGAGAAAAATGTTTTTTCAAGTGTCGTTCATCATATTGCTTCATTGCATGTTGCTAAAAAGAAGGTGCTATTAGCCGGTTGGAGTGAAGGGTCTCTGGCACGTTTGCTACAGGTTCTTGATGAGCATGGATTGAAAAAAATAGATATTGTAAAATCATTACAAACGGTGAGAGCAACACCACGTGATCATATAACAGCAGCTGTTATAAGGATAGAGCACGGTTTTGAAGTGGAAGATTTTGCTATCATAACAGAGCAAGATATCCTCGGTGATCGTTTCATAAGATCACCCAAACGGCGTAAACACAATAAAAATTTTATTTCTGAAATTGCAGCTTTAAATTCTGGCGATATCGTTGTGCATATCGATCATGGTATTGGACAATTTGTTGGTCTTAAAACTATCACTACAGCTGGAATTTTACGAGATTGTCTTGAGATTAAGTATGCTGGAGGCGATCTGCTCTTTTTACCTGTTGAAAATATTGAACTTCTTTCACGTTATGGATCGGAAGGAACAGATGTAACGTTAGATAAGTTAGGTGGTGTTGCTTGGCAAGCAAGAAAAACACGACTTAAAAAACATTTATTGGAAATGGCTAACCAATTAATCCGTATAGCTGCAGAGCGTGCTACGCGTTCTGCACCTGCTTTGCTTCCACCAATTGGACCATTTGATGAGTTTGTTGCATGCTTTCCTTATGAAGAAACGGAAGATCAAATGGATGCAATTGATGCGGTTTTAGACGATTTAGCATCGGGAAAACCAATGGATCGCTTAATATGTGGTGATGTTGGCTTTGGAAAAACAGAAGTTGCCATTCGAAGCGCTTTTGTTGCAGCATTAAATGGATATCAGGTTGCTGTTGTTGTGCCAACAACTTTGCTTTCACGACAACATTACAAAACTTTTGTTTCACGTTTTCAAGGATTACCCGTTAAAATTGGTCATGCTTCAAGGCTTGTCAAAACTAAAGAACTTGCTCAAGTCAAAAAAGGACTTTCAGATGGTACAATTGATATTGTCATTGGAACACATGCACTTTTAAGCGATGCAGTGAATTTTTTACGCTTAGGGCTTCTTATCATTGATGAGGAACAACATTTTGGCGTAAAACACAAAGAGCGGTTAAAAGAGCTTAAAAGTGATATTCATGTTCTTACACTTTCAGCAACACCGATACCGCGCACTTTAGGACTTGCGTTATCAGGGGTTCGTGAACTTTCATTGATAACAACTCCTCCCATTGATAGAATGGCGGTACGTACTTTTATTGCACCGTTTGATTCACTTGTTATACGCGAAACATTGCTTCGAGAATATTACCGTGGTGGACAAAGTTTTTATGTATGCCCTCGTGTTTCTGATCTTGGCTTTGTAGAAGAATATCTCAAAGCATATGTTCCTGAACTTAAATTCGTTGTAGCTCATGGGCAAATGCCAGCTGGACAACTTGATGATATTATGAATGCATTTTATGATGGGCAATATGATGTTCTGTTGTCAACAACCATCATTGAATCAGGTCTTGATATTCCAACAGCTAATACCTTAATCGTGCATCGTGCTGAAATGTTTGGCCTTGCTGCTCTCTATCAACTGCGTGGTAGGGTAGGGCGTTCAAAACAACGTGCTTACGCACTCTTTACATTTCCTTCTGGTAAAGTTTTAACTCCTGCTGCTGATCGTCGTCTTAAAGTTTTACAATCTCTTGATAGCTTGGGGGCTGGTTTTCAATTGGCAAGCCACGATATGGATATTCGCGGTTCGGGAAATTTTTTAGGTGAAGAGCAATCGGGGCATATCAAAGAAGTTGGATTTGAGCTCTATCAAAAAATGCTTGAAGATGCCGTTGTTGAATTAAAAGATGGTAAGCAGAGTGAGGATAAACAATGGTCTCCTCAAATTTCACTTGGTATAACAGTGATGATACCAGAAAGTTTCGTGCCTGACTTATCCTTACGTATGGGGCTTTATCGTCGTTTGACAGAACTTGATGATTTAGAGCAAATTGATGAATTTGCAGCGGAATTAATTGATCGTTTTGGATCTTTGCCGCTTGAAGTTCAACATCTTCTTAAAGTCTTTTATATCAAAATATTATGCCGAAAAGCACATGTGGAAAAATTGGATACTGGACCTAAAGGGGTTGTTATACAGTTTCGTAATAATTATTTCGCAAATAGCATTTCTCTTGTTCAGTGGGTTGGGAAACAAGGTTCGATGGCTAAAATTCGACCAGATCAAACAATTGCTTTTATTCGTGATTGGGCGACAGTGGATGAAAGGCTTATTGGAGTAGCAACTATTATGACACAGCTTGTAGAAATGGCAGAACAGCACTCTGTTTAG
- a CDS encoding FAD assembly factor SdhE, translated as MTIVVVDENQLDLRRRRLIFRAWHRGIREMDLILGRYVDAHISGMSVKKISELEYIMSFDDRDLLTWITGEISPPSEVDGPLFRDIINYHVCINLN; from the coding sequence ATGACAATTGTTGTCGTTGACGAAAATCAATTGGACTTACGTCGTCGCCGATTGATTTTTCGTGCATGGCATCGAGGTATTCGTGAAATGGATCTTATTTTGGGGCGATATGTGGATGCTCATATCAGTGGAATGAGTGTTAAAAAGATTTCTGAACTTGAGTATATTATGTCTTTTGATGATCGTGATTTACTGACGTGGATTACGGGAGAAATTTCGCCACCATCTGAAGTTGATGGTCCGCTTTTTCGTGACATTATAAATTACCATGTTTGCATAAATTTAAATTGA
- a CDS encoding ABC transporter ATP-binding protein — protein sequence MTAILELVEIERHFLGGNKPLIILDKANFILNRGELVALVAPSGAGKSTLLHIAGLLEKPTAGDVMLRGVSCAKRSDNERTAIRQNDIGFVYQFHHLLPEFTALENVMIPQMIAGFKKSIAEERALKLLTYLRVSHRANHRPSELSGGEQQRVAIARAVANGPSVLLADEPTGNLDPVTSAYVFQALSALVRQAGLSALIATHNYALAKQMHRRITLKEQKIVELP from the coding sequence ATGACAGCTATTTTAGAGCTTGTAGAGATTGAACGCCATTTTTTAGGGGGAAATAAACCTCTTATTATTTTGGATAAAGCAAATTTTATCCTTAATCGTGGGGAGCTTGTAGCACTTGTTGCACCCTCTGGTGCTGGAAAATCAACACTTCTTCATATTGCTGGTTTATTGGAAAAACCAACCGCTGGTGATGTGATGTTACGAGGTGTTTCTTGTGCAAAACGTTCTGATAATGAGCGAACGGCTATAAGACAAAATGACATTGGTTTTGTCTATCAGTTTCACCATTTGCTTCCAGAATTTACAGCTTTAGAAAATGTCATGATACCACAAATGATAGCAGGATTTAAAAAATCCATAGCAGAAGAGCGTGCACTTAAATTATTAACATATCTGCGTGTTTCTCATCGCGCTAATCATCGTCCCTCTGAATTATCTGGTGGTGAACAACAACGTGTTGCTATTGCGCGTGCAGTAGCAAATGGTCCTTCGGTTCTTTTAGCTGATGAACCTACAGGGAATCTTGATCCTGTAACTTCCGCGTATGTCTTTCAAGCTTTATCTGCGCTTGTTCGTCAAGCTGGTCTTTCTGCTCTTATTGCGACACATAATTACGCTTTGGCTAAACAAATGCATCGTCGTATCACACTTAAGGAACAAAAGATTGTTGAACTTCCCTAG
- a CDS encoding lipoprotein-releasing ABC transporter permease subunit has translation MKWLRSKWFSSYEWMIAFRYMIPNKKHVVASVISIISLVGIMLGVFALVVVMAVMNGFRTELLNRILGMNGHLIIQTINSGFSDYNNLIPSIESVNGVKFALPVIEGQALVQGELQGGSGALVRGMRKQDLEKLKTVSENIKLGSLAQFDQEEGVAIGISLAEKLGLTIGSDLRIITPDGDETPFGVTPRVKAYKVVAIFEVGMSEYDSIFVFMPLHEAQAFFNLGNKIQSLELFLNDPDSVDRIKPILEKLIDQQVYLIDWRTRNQAFFSALQIERNVMFFILSLIVLVAALNIISGLIMLVKDKSHDIAILRTMGAQQSAILRIFIVTGMMIGLIGTLLGLIFGVIATANINHIQDFISWLFNVDVFNPQLYFLTKLPAKIEWGQTVMVAVMALFLSFLAALIPAWRAAKLDPVQALRYE, from the coding sequence ATGAAGTGGTTGAGGAGTAAATGGTTTTCATCTTATGAATGGATGATCGCTTTTCGTTATATGATTCCTAATAAAAAACACGTAGTTGCCTCTGTAATTTCAATTATCTCTCTCGTTGGAATTATGTTAGGGGTTTTTGCTCTTGTTGTTGTTATGGCAGTAATGAATGGTTTTCGTACAGAGCTTCTCAATCGTATTCTTGGTATGAATGGGCATCTTATTATTCAAACAATTAATTCTGGTTTTTCCGATTATAATAATCTTATTCCTTCTATAGAATCCGTGAATGGTGTTAAATTTGCTTTGCCTGTTATTGAGGGGCAGGCGCTTGTGCAGGGTGAACTTCAAGGAGGATCTGGTGCTTTAGTTCGTGGTATGCGCAAACAAGATTTAGAGAAACTTAAAACAGTATCGGAAAATATTAAATTAGGATCGCTTGCTCAATTTGATCAAGAGGAAGGTGTTGCAATTGGAATTAGTTTGGCAGAAAAGTTAGGTCTTACAATAGGGAGTGATCTTCGTATTATTACTCCAGATGGTGATGAGACTCCTTTTGGAGTTACGCCACGTGTTAAAGCCTATAAAGTGGTTGCTATTTTTGAAGTTGGTATGTCTGAATATGATTCAATATTCGTTTTTATGCCTCTTCATGAAGCACAAGCATTTTTTAATTTGGGAAATAAAATCCAATCTTTAGAGTTATTTTTGAATGATCCTGATTCTGTTGATCGAATAAAACCAATCTTAGAGAAACTTATTGATCAACAGGTCTATTTAATTGATTGGCGTACGCGCAATCAAGCTTTTTTTTCAGCCTTACAGATTGAACGAAATGTTATGTTTTTCATTCTTTCTCTTATTGTTCTTGTTGCTGCTTTAAATATTATTTCAGGCCTGATTATGCTTGTAAAAGATAAAAGTCATGATATTGCAATTTTACGTACAATGGGGGCACAACAAAGTGCAATTCTGCGCATATTTATCGTCACTGGTATGATGATTGGATTAATTGGAACACTCTTGGGCTTAATTTTTGGTGTCATAGCGACCGCGAATATCAATCATATTCAAGACTTTATATCTTGGTTATTTAATGTTGATGTTTTTAATCCTCAACTTTATTTTTTAACAAAATTGCCTGCCAAAATTGAGTGGGGACAGACAGTCATGGTTGCTGTAATGGCTTTATTTTTGTCATTCCTTGCTGCTCTCATTCCGGCCTGGCGCGCTGCTAAGCTAGATCCTGTACAAGCTTTGAGGTATGAATAA
- the proS gene encoding proline--tRNA ligase translates to MRLSQYFLPLLKENPKEAEIISHRLMLRAGMIRQQTSGIYSWLPLGKKVLDKICKIIREEQERAGAIEILMPTIQSADLWRESDRYDDYGLEMLRIKDRQKRDLLYGPTNEEMVTDIFRSYIRSYKDLPLNLYHIQWKFRDEIRPRFGVMRSREFLMKDAYSFDLDYEGSKISYNRMFVAYLRTFSCLGLKAIPMRADTGPIGGKLSHEFIILAETGESAIFCDKHFLELTVPDSSIDFSDKAILANIVKQWTSFYAATEEMHDEEEWAKISDNNRLSARGIEVGHIFHFGTKYSAPMGAKVMGQDGKEHLVSMGSYGIGPSRLVAAVIEASHDENGIIWPKSIAPFDFGIINMKPDDEKCTHACETLYKGLRYAGFDPLLDDRNERPGSKFATMDLIGLPTQIIVGPKSVAQNEVEIKDRKTGIKKSLTVENVLNQFSVI, encoded by the coding sequence ATGCGTCTTTCTCAATATTTCCTTCCACTTTTAAAAGAGAATCCTAAGGAAGCAGAAATTATTTCTCATCGACTCATGTTGCGTGCAGGTATGATTCGTCAGCAAACATCAGGGATTTATTCTTGGCTTCCTTTGGGTAAAAAAGTGCTTGATAAAATTTGTAAAATTATTCGTGAGGAGCAAGAACGAGCTGGTGCTATAGAAATATTAATGCCTACAATTCAATCTGCGGATCTTTGGCGTGAAAGTGATCGTTATGATGATTATGGTTTAGAAATGCTGCGTATTAAAGATCGTCAAAAACGCGATTTACTTTATGGTCCGACAAACGAAGAGATGGTAACAGATATATTCCGTTCCTATATTCGTTCTTATAAAGATCTTCCGCTTAATTTGTATCATATTCAATGGAAGTTTCGTGATGAAATCCGTCCACGTTTTGGTGTAATGCGCTCACGGGAATTTTTAATGAAAGATGCTTATTCTTTTGATCTTGATTATGAGGGTTCTAAAATATCTTATAATCGTATGTTTGTTGCTTATTTACGCACTTTTTCTTGTCTTGGCTTAAAAGCAATTCCTATGCGTGCTGATACAGGTCCAATAGGTGGTAAACTCAGTCATGAGTTTATTATTTTGGCTGAAACGGGAGAGAGCGCTATCTTCTGTGATAAACACTTTCTTGAACTTACTGTTCCAGACAGTTCGATAGATTTTAGTGATAAAGCTATTTTAGCCAATATTGTTAAACAGTGGACCTCTTTCTATGCAGCAACAGAGGAAATGCACGATGAAGAAGAGTGGGCTAAGATTTCTGATAATAATCGCCTCTCAGCCCGTGGTATTGAAGTAGGACATATTTTCCATTTTGGTACAAAATATTCTGCTCCAATGGGAGCAAAAGTTATGGGACAAGATGGAAAAGAGCATTTGGTTTCTATGGGATCCTATGGTATTGGGCCTTCACGTCTTGTTGCCGCAGTTATTGAAGCTTCTCATGATGAGAATGGTATTATTTGGCCAAAGTCGATAGCTCCGTTTGATTTTGGTATCATCAATATGAAACCAGATGATGAAAAATGTACACATGCGTGTGAAACTCTCTATAAAGGCTTAAGGTATGCTGGTTTTGATCCATTATTAGATGATAGAAATGAACGTCCTGGATCAAAATTTGCAACAATGGATTTGATTGGTCTGCCAACACAAATAATTGTTGGGCCTAAAAGTGTTGCACAAAATGAAGTTGAGATTAAAGATAGAAAAACGGGTATAAAAAAATCTCTAACGGTTGAAAATGTACTCAACCAGTTTTCTGTAATTTGA
- a CDS encoding ribonuclease J encodes MVAANKDEFVFLPLGGVGEIGMNLAAYGFGPQNLREWLLVDMGVSFAGPELPGADLILPDIRFLENEKHNVRGLVLTHAHEDHYGAVLDLWPKLKVPLYCTPFTAGLLESKRQSDFDSHQISLNIFQVGDCFQAGPFAVEAIAVNHSIPESVSLAITTSLGTVIHTGDWKIDHTPSFGAVTDEKRFRALGKKGILALLCDSTNACRDGISPSEQQVQTSLSEIIAKAEGRVALATFASNVGRIRSIALAAESVGRQVLVVGRSLKRSIMIAQELGYMNGLAPFVSEDDYGYIPRKEIVLIVTGSQGESRAALAKLSRNEMRNLQLSAGDTVIYSSRSIPGNEKSIIEIQNRFIDMGIKIITNEDALVHVSGHPRRLELLKMYDWVKPQILVPVHGEAMHLAAQADLARQAGIKMVADIRNGNMLRLAPEPVKVIDQVPVGRLYKDGCLIGDEDELGIRERRKLSYAGYVAISLQMNSKHDLQGDIGLTTFGLPESNEKGESLKDILLDVVENTIYNIPRIKRKNNELIQEATRRAVRAAVNEAWQKKPVCTVFLHRSK; translated from the coding sequence ATGGTTGCAGCCAACAAAGATGAGTTTGTTTTTTTACCTTTAGGAGGAGTAGGTGAAATAGGGATGAATCTTGCTGCTTATGGATTTGGTCCTCAAAATCTTCGTGAATGGCTTCTTGTTGATATGGGAGTTAGTTTTGCTGGTCCTGAATTACCAGGAGCAGATCTTATCCTCCCTGATATTCGTTTTCTAGAAAATGAAAAACACAATGTGCGTGGTCTCGTTTTAACACACGCTCATGAAGATCATTATGGTGCTGTTCTTGATTTATGGCCAAAACTTAAAGTTCCACTTTACTGTACACCTTTTACAGCAGGATTATTGGAGAGTAAAAGGCAATCAGATTTTGACTCTCATCAAATTTCACTCAATATTTTTCAAGTTGGTGATTGCTTTCAGGCTGGTCCCTTTGCAGTAGAGGCAATTGCCGTTAATCATTCAATTCCAGAATCTGTATCTTTGGCAATTACAACATCCTTAGGCACTGTGATTCATACTGGCGATTGGAAAATTGATCATACACCTTCATTTGGGGCTGTAACGGATGAAAAACGCTTTCGTGCTTTAGGCAAAAAAGGTATTCTAGCATTACTTTGTGATTCCACAAATGCTTGTCGGGATGGTATATCACCATCAGAGCAGCAAGTTCAGACAAGTCTCTCTGAAATTATTGCGAAAGCTGAAGGGCGCGTTGCACTTGCAACTTTTGCGTCTAATGTTGGTCGGATACGTTCAATTGCTCTTGCAGCTGAATCTGTTGGGCGCCAAGTTCTTGTCGTTGGGCGCTCTCTTAAGCGGAGCATTATGATTGCGCAAGAGCTTGGTTATATGAATGGTTTGGCGCCATTTGTTTCGGAAGATGATTATGGTTACATTCCGCGAAAAGAAATTGTTTTAATTGTAACAGGTAGTCAAGGTGAGTCTCGTGCTGCCTTAGCTAAACTTTCACGAAATGAAATGAGAAACCTTCAACTTTCTGCTGGTGATACAGTTATTTATTCTTCACGAAGTATTCCAGGGAACGAAAAATCTATTATTGAGATACAAAATCGTTTCATCGATATGGGAATTAAAATAATTACGAATGAAGATGCTCTTGTTCACGTTTCAGGTCATCCTCGTCGTTTAGAGCTTTTAAAGATGTATGATTGGGTAAAACCACAGATACTTGTTCCTGTCCATGGTGAGGCAATGCATCTTGCTGCTCAAGCAGATTTAGCACGTCAAGCAGGTATTAAAATGGTCGCCGATATTAGAAATGGTAATATGCTGCGTCTTGCGCCAGAGCCTGTAAAGGTTATTGATCAAGTTCCTGTTGGTCGGCTTTATAAAGATGGTTGCCTTATTGGTGATGAAGATGAGTTAGGGATTCGTGAGCGTCGCAAATTAAGTTATGCAGGTTATGTTGCTATTTCTCTCCAAATGAATAGCAAACATGATTTACAGGGCGATATTGGTTTGACAACATTTGGTTTACCTGAAAGTAATGAAAAGGGGGAAAGTTTAAAAGATATTCTCTTAGATGTCGTAGAAAATACTATCTATAATATTCCACGCATTAAACGAAAAAATAATGAACTTATTCAGGAAGCAACGCGGCGGGCAGTAAGAGCAGCCGTTAATGAGGCTTGGCAAAAAAAACCTGTCTGTACAGTTTTTTTACATCGGTCAAAATAA
- a CDS encoding biotin--[acetyl-CoA-carboxylase] ligase produces the protein MKMDYILSDFAQKQGYAVESYEIVDSTNYIAQQKAHAGHHGYLWVVAKEQSQGRARRGRTWSSPKGNLYSSLLLVEDIVHQTAAQLGFVAGVSVVETIKQFIKDEKQTSDIVSLKWPNDILLRGAKSSGILLEIFKLPSQQYALVIGIGINVKYHYEDAPYPTSSLKNIGLDIETEQLFTVLTEYFSKNYLLWKQLGGCDRIREKWLLYSAHSGQYVKIVNDEKIIEGIFDGLDNDFNCVIKQKNGQQAVITAGDVHFGSSASVNAGCY, from the coding sequence ATGAAAATGGATTATATCTTATCAGATTTTGCACAAAAACAAGGATACGCTGTTGAATCGTATGAAATTGTTGATTCAACAAATTACATTGCACAGCAAAAAGCTCACGCTGGTCATCATGGTTATCTTTGGGTTGTTGCAAAAGAGCAATCACAGGGAAGAGCAAGAAGAGGGAGAACATGGTCTAGTCCGAAAGGGAACCTTTATTCTAGTCTTTTGTTAGTTGAGGATATTGTTCATCAAACAGCGGCTCAGCTTGGTTTTGTTGCTGGGGTAAGTGTGGTAGAGACAATAAAACAATTTATAAAAGATGAAAAGCAAACGAGCGATATTGTTAGCTTAAAATGGCCAAATGATATTTTGCTAAGAGGTGCTAAAAGCTCAGGAATTTTGCTTGAGATTTTTAAATTACCGTCACAACAGTATGCATTGGTTATTGGTATTGGAATCAATGTAAAATATCACTATGAAGATGCGCCGTACCCTACTTCAAGTTTAAAAAATATTGGTTTGGATATTGAAACAGAGCAGTTATTTACGGTTTTGACAGAGTATTTTTCTAAAAATTACCTTCTTTGGAAACAACTAGGGGGATGTGATAGAATACGTGAAAAGTGGCTTTTATATTCCGCTCATTCTGGACAATATGTCAAAATAGTCAATGATGAAAAAATCATTGAAGGTATTTTTGATGGTCTTGATAATGATTTTAACTGCGTCATAAAACAAAAAAATGGTCAGCAAGCAGTTATAACAGCTGGAGATGTTCATTTTGGTTCGTCTGCTTCTGTAAATGCAGGTTGTTATTAA